In the genome of Cryptomeria japonica chromosome 8, Sugi_1.0, whole genome shotgun sequence, one region contains:
- the LOC131043257 gene encoding uncharacterized protein LOC131043257 — MAEKGKQIGAMDPMVSSESLAHKASESAAAKWLNSICSTDSLPLQNETHGFQESLIIRQLTVNQVEPGIVIAAIKVHSSLTNRYNTLHGGAVAMISYIVGMAAVKTVAVDKDFVPAELSMSYVYAARIGVSSFIPF, encoded by the exons ATGGCCGAGAAAGGCAAACAGATCGGTGCTATGGATCCCATGGTGTCATCTGAATCTTTAGCCCACAAAGCTTCAGAGTCTGCTGCAGCTAAATGGCTCAATTCTATTTGTTCCACCGATTCTCTGCCTCTCCAGAACGAGACTCATGGCTTCCAGGAGAGCTTAATAATTCGTCAGTTGACTGTCAATCAGGTAGAGCCTGGAATCGTCATTGCTGCCATTAAAGTTCACTCTTCCCTCACG AACAGATACAATACGTTGCATGGAGGAGCAGTTGCAATGATTTCTTATATCGTGGGCATGGCGGCTGTAAAGACTGTTGCAGTAGATAAGGATTTTGTGCCGGCTGAACTAAGCATGTCTTATGTCTATGCAGCGCGCATTGGAGTGAGTAGTTTTATACCCTTTTGA